The Sphingomicrobium sp. genome has a window encoding:
- a CDS encoding accessory factor UbiK family protein, giving the protein MQSENRLFDDFVKMVNGVAGTFAGMSREAESGAREKFREWLAGTDFVGRDEFEAIKAMASAARDENEILKARIAALEAKVAGPAAGTKKSGGAKASPEA; this is encoded by the coding sequence ATGCAATCCGAAAACAGGCTGTTCGACGATTTCGTGAAGATGGTGAACGGCGTCGCCGGCACCTTCGCCGGCATGAGCCGCGAAGCGGAATCCGGCGCGCGGGAGAAGTTCCGCGAGTGGCTTGCCGGCACCGACTTCGTCGGCCGCGACGAGTTCGAGGCCATCAAGGCGATGGCGAGCGCCGCGCGCGACGAGAACGAAATCCTCAAGGCCCGCATCGCCGCGCTTGAAGCGAAGGTCGCGGGGCCAGCGGCCGGCACGAAGAAGAGCGGCGGCGCGAAGGCGAGCCCGGAGGCGTGA
- a CDS encoding Fur family transcriptional regulator gives MSRHDHKLHEGESLKAAARQRLTDAGEQWTGMREAVFDVLASFDKPASAYDVAEALSKSEGRRVAANSVYRILDLFVGANLARRVESANAYIANQHPECLHDCIFLICDECGQTVHIDDDSLSGSIRKAAAGAGFSAPRPVIEVRGTCGDCDT, from the coding sequence ATGAGCCGTCACGATCACAAGCTCCATGAGGGCGAATCGCTGAAGGCCGCTGCGCGCCAGCGGCTGACCGATGCTGGCGAACAATGGACCGGGATGCGCGAAGCGGTCTTCGACGTGCTCGCCAGCTTCGACAAGCCGGCGAGCGCCTATGACGTGGCCGAAGCGCTCTCCAAGAGCGAAGGCCGCCGGGTCGCCGCCAACAGCGTCTACCGCATCCTCGACCTGTTCGTGGGCGCCAACCTCGCGCGGCGGGTCGAAAGCGCCAACGCTTACATCGCGAACCAGCATCCGGAATGCCTGCACGACTGCATCTTCCTGATCTGCGACGAATGCGGACAGACGGTGCACATCGACGACGACAGCTTGTCGGGGAGCATCCGCAAGGCCGCGGCAGGAGCCGGCTTTTCCGCGCCGCGCCCGGTCATCGAGGTTCGCGGCACGTGCGGCGACTGCGACACCTGA
- a CDS encoding TlyA family RNA methyltransferase, with protein sequence MAKVRADQLLVSRGLAESRSRAQALIMAGAVFSGERKLGKAGDMLAEDAPLEVRGKDHPWVSRGGIKLDHGLTHFGFDVSGAIGLDIGSSTGGFTDVLLSRGAGKVYAIDVGTNQLAWKLRQDPRVVVHEQTNARTLDSSTVPDAVDVVVCDASFISLAKVLEAPLRLAKAGAKLVALIKPQFEAGREEVGKGGVVRDPQVHERVCAEAKAWIETQGWTVLGIVPSPITGPEGNVEFLMGAEKNG encoded by the coding sequence ATAGCCAAGGTCCGCGCGGACCAGTTGCTCGTCTCGCGAGGTCTGGCGGAGAGCCGGTCGCGGGCGCAGGCGCTGATCATGGCTGGGGCGGTGTTTTCGGGTGAGCGGAAGCTGGGGAAAGCCGGCGACATGCTTGCTGAAGATGCGCCGCTAGAGGTTCGGGGGAAGGACCATCCGTGGGTCTCGCGCGGCGGGATCAAGCTCGATCATGGGCTGACGCATTTCGGTTTCGATGTGAGCGGGGCGATCGGCCTCGATATCGGCAGCTCCACCGGCGGCTTTACCGACGTGCTGCTCTCGCGCGGCGCGGGGAAGGTCTATGCGATCGACGTCGGCACTAACCAGCTGGCATGGAAGCTTCGGCAGGACCCGCGGGTGGTCGTCCACGAGCAGACCAACGCCCGGACGCTCGACAGCAGCACCGTCCCGGACGCGGTCGACGTGGTCGTGTGCGACGCGAGCTTCATCAGCCTCGCCAAGGTGCTTGAAGCGCCGCTCAGACTCGCGAAAGCGGGCGCGAAGCTGGTCGCGCTGATCAAGCCGCAGTTCGAAGCGGGACGTGAGGAAGTCGGGAAAGGTGGTGTCGTCCGGGACCCGCAGGTGCACGAGCGGGTTTGCGCAGAAGCGAAAGCATGGATTGAAACCCAGGGCTGGACCGTACTCGGGATCGTGCCGAGCCCGATCACCGGGCCGGAAGGCAATGTCGAGTTCCTGATGGGAGCGGAGAAGAATGGCTGA
- a CDS encoding branched-chain amino acid aminotransferase, with protein sequence MAPPPQAPFDDRDGWIWFDGELVQWRDARVHVLTHALHYASSVFEGQRAYNGVIFKLTEHSRRLRRSAELLGFELPWSVEQIDAACNEVLEANGMTDAYMRPVAWRGSESMGVAAGSTKPHLAIAAWDWGKYFDPELAKNGIRLDIAPWRRPAPYTAPTESKAAGLYMICTLSKQHADSRGFDDALMLDWRGQVAEATGANVFFVRDGSLHTPTPDCFLDGITRRTVMDLARNRGVDVIERTIWPEELESFEQCFLTGSAAEVTPVQSIGPWKFEVGDLTRQLAKDYDDLVNGRIPNE encoded by the coding sequence ATGGCACCACCACCACAAGCGCCGTTCGACGACCGCGACGGCTGGATCTGGTTCGACGGCGAGCTCGTGCAATGGCGCGACGCGCGCGTCCATGTCCTCACCCACGCGCTTCATTATGCGTCGTCGGTGTTCGAAGGGCAGCGCGCCTACAACGGCGTGATCTTCAAGCTGACCGAGCATAGCCGCCGGCTGCGGCGCAGCGCCGAGCTGCTCGGGTTCGAGCTGCCGTGGAGCGTCGAGCAGATCGATGCCGCGTGCAACGAAGTGCTCGAGGCCAACGGCATGACCGACGCCTATATGCGCCCGGTCGCGTGGCGCGGGTCGGAATCGATGGGGGTCGCCGCCGGCAGCACCAAGCCGCACCTGGCGATCGCCGCGTGGGACTGGGGCAAATATTTCGATCCCGAACTCGCGAAGAACGGCATCCGCCTCGACATCGCCCCGTGGCGGCGGCCTGCGCCTTACACCGCACCGACGGAGTCCAAGGCGGCGGGCCTCTACATGATCTGCACCTTGTCAAAGCAGCATGCCGACAGCCGCGGCTTTGACGATGCGCTGATGCTCGACTGGCGCGGGCAGGTGGCCGAGGCGACCGGCGCCAACGTCTTCTTCGTGCGCGACGGTTCGCTTCATACGCCGACGCCCGACTGCTTCCTCGACGGGATTACGCGCCGAACGGTCATGGATCTCGCCCGCAACCGCGGAGTCGACGTGATCGAGCGGACGATCTGGCCGGAAGAGCTCGAAAGCTTCGAGCAATGCTTCCTGACCGGAAGCGCCGCCGAAGTGACGCCGGTGCAGTCGATCGGTCCCTGGAAGTTCGAGGTCGGCGACCTGACGCGGCAGCTCGCCAAGGATTACGACGACCTCGTCAACGGCCGCATACCGAACGAATAA
- a CDS encoding YbjN domain-containing protein gives MSEEEIQDERDDGAPIEVLEQYFEARGWACERTGEGEIIASATGSWATYELRGVWRPEDQVLQFLAFPDIKVASEKRSAIYESLSLINEQLWLGHFEMWSTSGLVVFRHSTILDARENEGLSFEQAEAIAEAAVEECERFYPVFQFVLWGGKAPTEAISAALIDTHGEA, from the coding sequence CTGAGCGAGGAAGAGATTCAGGACGAGCGCGACGACGGCGCGCCGATCGAGGTTCTCGAGCAATATTTCGAGGCGCGCGGCTGGGCCTGCGAGCGGACCGGCGAAGGCGAGATCATCGCGTCGGCGACGGGCAGCTGGGCAACCTATGAGCTGCGCGGCGTGTGGCGCCCGGAAGACCAGGTCCTCCAGTTCCTCGCTTTCCCCGACATCAAGGTGGCGTCGGAAAAGCGCTCGGCGATCTATGAATCGCTGAGCCTGATCAACGAGCAATTATGGCTCGGCCATTTCGAGATGTGGTCGACGTCCGGCCTCGTCGTGTTCCGCCACTCGACCATCCTCGACGCGCGCGAAAATGAAGGGCTGAGCTTCGAGCAGGCCGAGGCGATCGCCGAAGCCGCGGTCGAGGAGTGCGAGCGCTTCTATCCGGTGTTCCAGTTCGTGCTGTGGGGCGGCAAGGCGCCGACCGAGGCGATTTCCGCCGCGCTGATCGACACGCATGGCGAAGCCTAG
- the dxs gene encoding 1-deoxy-D-xylulose-5-phosphate synthase: MSDRPQTPLLDQVQYPADLRQLSKDQLPQLADELRQEMISAVSVTGGHLGAGLGVVELTVAAHYVFDTPNDKLIWDVGHQAYPHKIITGRRDRIRTLRQGGGLSGFTKRSESEYDPFGAAHSSTSISAALGFAIANKLSGAPGKAVAVIGDGAMSAGMAYEAMNNAAAAGNRLVVILNDNDMSIAPPVGSLRNSLARLVSSGKYLAPRKLAQRLARAMPQPLHVAAKRMEEYARGLVTGGTLFDELGFYYVGPVDGHDVNALVEVLENVRDADMGPMLVHVVTQKGKGYGPAENSADKYHGVVKFDVVSGKQDKGPGGGPPSYQNVFGESLAKLADNDARIVAITAAMPSGTGVDKFAQAHPDRAFDVGIAEQHAVTFAAGMAAQGYRPFVAIYSTFLQRAYDQVVHDVAIQNLPVRFAMDRAGLVGADGATHAGSFDLAYLCTLPNFVIMAPSDEAELAHMVKTMAEHDSGPIAVRYPRGEGRGVALPAEPQVLEIGKGRVVREGKKVAILSLGTRLAEAEKAADQLDAKGLSTTIADLRFAKPLDSELIRRLMATHEVVVTVEEAAIGGLGAHVLTLASDEGLTDAGLKIRTMRLPDVFQDHDKPDKQYDQARLNAPHIVEMVLKALRVNSAGVEEVRA; the protein is encoded by the coding sequence ATGAGCGATCGCCCGCAAACGCCGCTGCTGGACCAGGTCCAATATCCGGCCGACCTCCGGCAGCTGAGCAAGGATCAGCTTCCCCAGCTTGCCGACGAACTTCGGCAGGAGATGATCTCGGCCGTGTCGGTGACTGGCGGGCATTTGGGCGCGGGGCTCGGCGTCGTCGAGCTGACGGTCGCGGCCCATTATGTGTTCGACACCCCGAACGACAAGCTGATCTGGGACGTCGGCCACCAGGCCTATCCGCACAAGATCATCACCGGACGGCGCGATCGCATTCGCACGCTTCGCCAGGGCGGCGGGCTTAGCGGCTTCACCAAGCGCAGCGAGAGCGAGTACGACCCGTTCGGCGCCGCCCACAGTTCGACATCCATCTCGGCAGCGCTCGGCTTCGCCATTGCCAACAAGCTGTCGGGCGCGCCGGGCAAAGCAGTCGCGGTGATCGGCGACGGCGCGATGTCGGCCGGCATGGCCTATGAGGCGATGAACAATGCCGCCGCCGCCGGAAACCGGCTGGTCGTCATTCTCAACGACAACGACATGTCGATCGCACCGCCGGTCGGGTCGTTGCGCAACTCGCTCGCGCGGCTGGTCAGCTCCGGCAAATATCTGGCACCGCGCAAGCTGGCGCAGAGGCTCGCCCGGGCGATGCCGCAGCCGCTGCACGTCGCTGCCAAGCGGATGGAGGAATATGCGCGCGGGCTGGTGACCGGCGGCACGCTCTTCGACGAGCTCGGCTTCTATTATGTCGGTCCGGTCGACGGGCACGACGTGAACGCGTTGGTCGAAGTGCTGGAGAATGTCCGCGACGCCGACATGGGCCCGATGCTGGTCCATGTCGTCACCCAGAAGGGGAAGGGCTACGGCCCGGCGGAAAACAGCGCCGACAAATATCACGGGGTCGTCAAGTTCGATGTCGTGTCGGGCAAGCAGGACAAGGGCCCCGGCGGCGGACCGCCTTCATACCAGAACGTGTTCGGCGAAAGCCTTGCCAAGCTCGCCGACAATGACGCGCGGATCGTCGCCATTACCGCGGCGATGCCGTCGGGCACCGGCGTCGACAAGTTCGCGCAAGCCCATCCGGACCGCGCGTTCGACGTCGGCATTGCCGAGCAGCATGCGGTGACCTTCGCGGCCGGCATGGCGGCGCAGGGCTATCGGCCGTTCGTCGCCATTTACTCGACGTTCCTGCAACGCGCGTACGACCAGGTCGTCCACGACGTTGCCATCCAGAACCTGCCGGTCCGCTTCGCGATGGACCGCGCCGGGCTGGTCGGTGCCGACGGCGCGACCCACGCCGGCTCGTTCGACCTCGCTTATCTCTGCACGCTGCCCAACTTCGTGATCATGGCGCCATCGGACGAGGCCGAGCTTGCGCACATGGTGAAGACCATGGCCGAGCATGACAGCGGCCCGATCGCGGTGCGCTACCCGCGCGGCGAGGGACGGGGAGTGGCGCTGCCCGCGGAGCCGCAGGTGCTGGAGATCGGCAAGGGTCGCGTCGTGCGCGAGGGCAAGAAGGTCGCGATCCTCTCGCTCGGGACGCGGTTGGCGGAAGCGGAGAAGGCGGCCGACCAACTCGACGCCAAGGGCCTGTCGACGACCATCGCCGACCTGCGCTTCGCCAAGCCGCTCGACAGCGAGCTGATCCGGCGGCTGATGGCGACCCATGAGGTCGTCGTGACCGTCGAGGAAGCGGCGATCGGCGGGCTTGGCGCCCATGTGCTGACGCTGGCGAGCGACGAGGGGCTGACCGACGCCGGCCTGAAGATCCGCACCATGCGGCTGCCGGACGTCTTCCAGGACCACGACAAGCCCGACAAGCAGTACGACCAGGCGCGCCTCAACGCGCCGCACATCGTCGAAATGGTGCTGAAGGCCCTGCGCGTGAACAGCGCCGGCGTCGAAGAGGTTCGCGCATAG
- a CDS encoding TspO/MBR family protein, with protein MAEATRKRSMWNLALVCVLLIEVGGGISGWLSNSGYDNGWFARLDKPSFMPPGWAFGVVWPILYAMLGVALAMVLAEPESDRRRIAVTFFFAQLALNFAWSPIFFAAHDIELAQAVIITMIIVAAITAGQFYRIRRAAGLLMVPYLCWLVFAATLNGSIAKLNPNAGTSLLGI; from the coding sequence ATGGCTGAAGCGACCCGCAAGCGCAGCATGTGGAACCTGGCGCTGGTCTGCGTCCTGCTGATCGAGGTCGGCGGCGGGATCAGCGGCTGGCTGTCCAATTCCGGCTACGACAACGGCTGGTTCGCGCGGCTGGACAAGCCGAGCTTCATGCCGCCGGGCTGGGCGTTCGGGGTCGTCTGGCCGATCCTCTACGCGATGCTCGGCGTCGCGCTGGCGATGGTGCTTGCCGAGCCGGAATCCGACCGCCGCAGGATCGCGGTCACCTTCTTCTTCGCGCAGCTGGCGCTCAATTTCGCTTGGTCGCCGATCTTCTTCGCCGCCCATGACATCGAGCTCGCCCAGGCGGTGATCATCACCATGATCATCGTCGCCGCGATCACCGCCGGCCAGTTCTACCGCATCCGCCGGGCCGCGGGGCTGCTGATGGTGCCGTATCTGTGCTGGCTGGTGTTCGCGGCGACGCTGAACGGCAGCATCGCCAAGCTCAATCCGAACGCCGGGACATCGCTGCTCGGCATCTGA
- the zwf gene encoding glucose-6-phosphate dehydrogenase, which translates to MAAKSSTLLMFGATGDLARRMLLPSLYGLDADGLLPEDLRIIGTARTEIDDSGFQQRADEALREHLPDGFYKDEVAGRFLRRLRYVPLDIKDEAGFRRLAETVGDPCHGVAIFLSTAPSLFKATIDGLAAAGLACPTVRMALEKPLGNDLESSREINDAVAAAFPEERTFRIDHYLGKETVQNVLALRFANAMFEPLWNSTHIDHVQITVAETVGLEGRGDYYESSGALRDMVQNHMLQLLALVAMEPPTDFNAAAVRDEKVKVLRALRPITADGVEANSVIGQYGRGAIDGETVPGYADELGRASDTETFVALKAHIDNWRWKGVPFYLRTGKRMPRRDTEILIQFRDVPYSIFASRGATTKPNRLIIGLQPEETISLHLMAKTPGLDRQGVRLREIPLDIGLANAFSEYRRRIAYERLLLDLIEGDPTLFVRRDEVEAQWAWIDRIRAAWSEKGMTPRPYAAGTWGPSAAIALTERDGISWHE; encoded by the coding sequence ATGGCCGCGAAATCCTCGACGCTCCTGATGTTCGGCGCCACCGGCGACCTCGCCAGGCGCATGTTGCTGCCGTCGCTCTACGGCCTCGACGCCGACGGCCTGCTGCCGGAGGATCTGCGGATCATCGGTACCGCCCGGACCGAGATTGACGACAGCGGTTTCCAGCAGCGCGCGGACGAGGCGCTGCGCGAGCACCTGCCCGACGGCTTCTACAAGGATGAGGTCGCGGGCCGGTTCCTGCGCCGGCTCCGCTACGTGCCGCTCGATATCAAGGACGAAGCCGGGTTCCGGCGGCTGGCGGAAACCGTCGGCGATCCCTGCCATGGCGTCGCGATTTTCCTGTCGACGGCGCCGTCCTTGTTCAAGGCGACGATCGACGGCCTCGCCGCGGCCGGGCTTGCCTGCCCGACGGTGCGGATGGCGCTCGAGAAGCCGCTCGGCAACGACCTCGAGTCCAGCCGCGAGATCAACGACGCGGTCGCCGCCGCGTTTCCGGAAGAGCGCACGTTCCGGATCGACCATTACCTCGGCAAGGAGACGGTCCAGAACGTCCTCGCGCTTCGCTTCGCCAATGCGATGTTCGAGCCGCTGTGGAACAGCACGCACATCGACCATGTCCAGATCACCGTCGCCGAGACGGTGGGGCTGGAAGGCCGCGGCGATTATTATGAATCGAGCGGCGCGCTTCGTGACATGGTGCAGAACCATATGCTCCAGCTGCTCGCCCTTGTGGCGATGGAGCCGCCGACCGACTTCAATGCCGCGGCCGTTCGCGACGAGAAGGTGAAGGTGCTGCGCGCGCTTCGCCCGATCACTGCCGACGGCGTCGAAGCGAATAGCGTTATCGGCCAATATGGGCGCGGCGCGATCGATGGTGAGACGGTGCCCGGCTATGCCGACGAACTCGGCCGCGCCAGCGACACGGAGACGTTCGTCGCGCTCAAGGCCCACATCGACAATTGGCGGTGGAAGGGCGTCCCATTCTACCTGCGCACCGGAAAGCGGATGCCGCGGCGCGATACCGAAATCCTAATCCAGTTTCGCGACGTGCCTTATTCAATTTTCGCGTCCCGCGGCGCGACGACCAAGCCCAACAGGCTGATCATCGGACTGCAGCCGGAAGAAACGATCAGCCTGCACCTGATGGCGAAGACTCCGGGGCTCGACCGGCAGGGCGTGCGGCTGCGCGAGATCCCGCTGGATATCGGGCTCGCCAATGCCTTCAGCGAGTACCGCCGGCGCATCGCCTATGAACGGCTGCTCCTCGACCTCATCGAAGGCGACCCGACGCTGTTCGTCCGCCGCGACGAGGTGGAGGCGCAATGGGCGTGGATCGACCGCATCCGCGCCGCCTGGTCCGAAAAGGGCATGACGCCGCGCCCCTATGCGGCGGGAACCTGGGGCCCGTCCGCCGCCATCGCGCTGACCGAGCGCGACGGCATTAGCTGGCACGAATAG
- a CDS encoding MerC domain-containing protein, producing the protein MASQPISVGRLDRLAIGLSALCTVHCVATAVLLAVVASAGGLLGKPIIHEVGLGLAMILGAVALGRGIRDHGFVLPSLVGAAGLVIMGFALTLHETGYEPVFTIAGVLILALGHRLNALAAE; encoded by the coding sequence ATGGCATCGCAGCCCATCTCTGTCGGTCGTCTCGACCGTCTTGCAATCGGCCTTTCGGCCCTTTGCACGGTCCATTGCGTCGCCACTGCGGTGCTTCTGGCGGTTGTCGCCTCGGCCGGCGGGTTGCTCGGCAAGCCGATCATCCATGAAGTCGGCCTCGGGCTGGCGATGATCCTTGGCGCCGTCGCACTCGGACGCGGCATCCGCGACCATGGCTTCGTGCTGCCGAGCCTGGTCGGCGCCGCGGGGCTCGTCATCATGGGCTTCGCGCTGACCCTTCACGAGACCGGCTATGAGCCCGTCTTCACCATCGCCGGGGTGCTGATCCTGGCCCTCGGCCATCGCCTCAACGCGCTTGCCGCCGAATAG
- a CDS encoding pyrroline-5-carboxylate reductase dimerization domain-containing protein yields the protein MSDLLKLPEPTWFVGCGNMGQAIIDGWRLGGLDVSGVTVIRPSGRPVEGTNTISRLPDSASPPRLVVLGFKPQQLDAVAPELNDFLLDNSVVVSLLAGVEVASLRARLPNAGSIVRALPNLPVAIRRGVIGLYTADAPDDARQDVGNMFAALGFAMWMADEAKLAALGSVAGAGPAYVARFIAALTKAGVQRGLTHDIAAAIARETVLGTAWLGATTREDMGALAQRVASPKGTTEAGLAVLDRDGALDRLVGETIEAASRRGAVLASEARVPSLEEGSLEEGGRLH from the coding sequence ATGAGCGATCTTTTGAAGCTACCGGAGCCGACCTGGTTCGTCGGCTGCGGCAACATGGGCCAGGCGATCATCGACGGCTGGCGGCTCGGCGGCCTCGACGTCTCCGGCGTGACGGTCATCCGGCCGAGCGGCAGGCCCGTCGAGGGCACCAACACGATCAGCCGCTTGCCGGACTCCGCCTCGCCGCCGCGCCTCGTCGTGCTCGGCTTCAAGCCGCAACAGCTCGACGCTGTTGCCCCTGAGTTGAACGACTTCCTGCTCGACAACAGCGTCGTCGTGTCGCTGCTTGCCGGCGTCGAAGTTGCGAGCCTGCGCGCCAGGCTGCCCAATGCCGGATCGATCGTTCGGGCATTGCCGAACCTTCCCGTTGCGATCCGCCGCGGCGTGATCGGCCTCTACACCGCGGATGCGCCGGACGATGCGCGGCAGGACGTCGGCAACATGTTCGCCGCGCTCGGCTTTGCCATGTGGATGGCCGACGAAGCGAAGCTTGCCGCGCTCGGCTCCGTCGCCGGCGCCGGCCCGGCCTATGTCGCGCGCTTCATCGCCGCACTGACGAAGGCTGGCGTCCAGCGTGGCCTTACGCACGACATTGCGGCAGCGATCGCGCGCGAGACCGTGCTCGGGACCGCATGGCTGGGTGCAACGACCCGCGAGGACATGGGCGCGCTGGCGCAGCGCGTCGCAAGCCCCAAGGGCACGACCGAGGCAGGCTTAGCGGTGCTCGACCGTGACGGTGCATTGGACCGGCTGGTCGGGGAGACGATCGAAGCCGCGTCGCGGCGCGGCGCCGTGCTTGCTTCGGAGGCGCGGGTCCCGTCGCTTGAAGAGGGTTCGCTTGAAGAGGGCGGGCGCCTGCACTAG
- a CDS encoding MFS transporter — MAERRGGWALALGVIAVVAGVLLHMPMFAMARTMDYRLTGMAMDGAMVGGMALIVAGVLLAAYGLLPTRIVEQRAAGQEIVVSPPEDAPLGWAHWRLMIVLVLALAIDIMKPASLGFTIPGMLAEYEQPRATVSLVPFAALVGTVLGSVIWGTLADIYGRKATILLSAVMFVGTSICGAMPSLAWNVGMCFMMGMAAGGMLPVTYALLAEMMPSRHRGWSLVLVGGLGAALGYVAASGFSALLQPIFSWRILWLLNLPTGIALVLLGGLIPESAKFLLARGRSEEAARVMERFGSKAHKSRPEPEPRVARASGAALTGRAFAGKLVALSLAAICFGLIYFGLLLWLPSDLVSKGYSVELTSKLLAESALIALPTTFFVAFTYSRWSAKWSVVGSLAVTIAGLLGVLNLEFTGRGSPVLPVALLIVGTNALIAMLLPYAAESFPLRIRGRTTGTVAACSKAGGVFAQLLAILALVPPLAIVTIIIIVPTVAALALVAMFGKETRGRDLRDLDPDGQTFAGSGL, encoded by the coding sequence ATGGCGGAGCGGCGTGGCGGATGGGCGCTTGCGCTGGGCGTAATAGCGGTGGTTGCCGGCGTGCTGCTGCACATGCCAATGTTCGCGATGGCGCGGACCATGGACTACCGCCTGACCGGCATGGCGATGGACGGGGCCATGGTCGGCGGCATGGCGCTGATCGTCGCCGGCGTCCTCCTTGCCGCTTACGGCCTGCTGCCGACTCGCATCGTCGAACAGCGCGCGGCGGGGCAGGAGATCGTCGTCTCGCCGCCGGAGGACGCGCCGCTCGGCTGGGCGCACTGGCGGCTGATGATCGTCCTCGTCCTCGCGCTGGCGATCGACATCATGAAGCCGGCAAGCCTCGGCTTCACCATCCCCGGCATGCTTGCCGAATATGAGCAGCCGCGCGCCACGGTGTCGCTGGTGCCGTTCGCGGCGTTGGTCGGGACCGTGCTTGGGTCGGTGATCTGGGGCACGCTGGCGGACATTTACGGGCGCAAGGCGACCATCCTGCTGTCCGCGGTGATGTTCGTCGGCACGTCGATCTGCGGCGCCATGCCTTCGCTCGCGTGGAATGTCGGCATGTGCTTCATGATGGGCATGGCGGCCGGCGGCATGCTTCCCGTCACTTACGCGCTGCTCGCCGAGATGATGCCGAGCCGTCACCGCGGCTGGAGCCTGGTGCTGGTCGGCGGCCTTGGCGCAGCGCTCGGCTATGTCGCGGCGAGCGGGTTTTCCGCGCTCCTGCAGCCAATCTTCAGCTGGCGGATTCTGTGGCTGCTCAACCTGCCGACCGGGATCGCGCTTGTCCTTCTCGGCGGATTGATCCCTGAATCCGCCAAGTTCCTGCTGGCCCGGGGGCGGAGCGAGGAAGCGGCGCGCGTGATGGAGCGGTTCGGATCGAAGGCCCACAAGAGCCGGCCCGAGCCAGAGCCGCGCGTCGCCCGAGCGTCTGGTGCGGCTCTGACGGGCCGGGCTTTTGCGGGCAAGCTGGTCGCGCTCAGCCTCGCGGCGATCTGCTTCGGCCTGATCTATTTCGGGCTTCTGCTGTGGCTCCCGTCCGACCTGGTGTCGAAGGGCTATAGCGTCGAGCTGACGAGTAAGCTGCTCGCCGAATCCGCGCTGATCGCGCTGCCGACGACCTTCTTCGTCGCCTTCACCTACAGCAGGTGGAGCGCGAAATGGTCGGTCGTCGGATCGCTGGCGGTGACCATCGCCGGCCTGCTCGGCGTCCTAAACCTCGAGTTCACCGGTCGCGGCAGCCCCGTTCTTCCCGTGGCGCTGCTGATCGTCGGGACCAACGCCTTGATCGCCATGCTTCTTCCTTATGCGGCCGAGAGCTTTCCGCTGCGCATCCGCGGGCGGACGACCGGCACGGTTGCGGCGTGCAGCAAGGCCGGGGGCGTGTTCGCGCAGCTGCTCGCCATCCTTGCGCTGGTGCCGCCGCTGGCGATCGTGACGATCATCATCATCGTCCCGACCGTGGCGGCACTCGCGCTCGTCGCCATGTTCGGGAAGGAAACGCGCGGCCGCGACCTTCGCGACCTCGATCCCGACGGCCAGACCTTCGCCGGCAGCGGGCTATAA